One region of Halomonas huangheensis genomic DNA includes:
- the ureG gene encoding urease accessory protein UreG produces the protein MTDTAPRHCLRVGVGGPVGSGKTALLRQLCKALRDRYDIAVVTNDIYTREDADFLTRHEALSADRILGVETGGCPHTAIREDASMNLAAIDDLQQRHPGLEMVLVESGGDNLSATFSPELSDLTLYVIDVSAGDKIPRKGGPGITRSDLLIINKIDIAEQVHASLDVMERDSRKMRGERPFVFTNLYDGVGLDTIIDFIIERGMLPERHVAATGQAS, from the coding sequence ATGACCGATACCGCACCCCGTCACTGTCTGCGTGTTGGTGTGGGCGGCCCAGTGGGATCGGGCAAGACTGCGTTGCTTCGCCAGCTATGCAAGGCGCTACGTGATCGCTACGACATCGCGGTGGTGACCAACGATATCTATACCCGTGAAGATGCCGATTTTCTGACTCGACATGAAGCCTTGTCGGCGGATCGTATCCTCGGCGTGGAAACCGGCGGCTGCCCGCATACCGCCATCCGCGAGGATGCCTCGATGAATCTCGCTGCCATTGATGATCTGCAGCAACGTCATCCCGGGCTCGAGATGGTGCTGGTGGAATCGGGAGGAGACAACCTTTCGGCGACATTCAGCCCGGAGTTGTCGGACCTGACGCTCTACGTGATCGATGTTTCCGCAGGAGACAAGATTCCGCGCAAGGGTGGCCCCGGCATTACCCGTTCCGACCTGTTGATCATCAACAAGATCGATATCGCCGAGCAGGTACATGCCTCGCTGGATGTCATGGAGCGCGACTCACGAAAAATGCGTGGTGAGCGTCCCTTTGTCTTCACCAATCTTTATGACGGCGTTGGCCTCGACACCATCATCGATTTCATCATCGAGCGCGGCATGCTGCCTGAGCGTCATGTTGCCGCCACCGGCCAGGCCTCATAG
- a CDS encoding HupE/UreJ family protein produces the protein MPRLMFRLLTVAPLALGSGLALAHPGHGAEQGGLVAGLTHPWLGLDHLLAMIAIGLWSMRQGASVRTAVPWLALGGMVAGASIAASGLSLPGVEGAIALSVLLAGIMVASLARLPSALGMVLVVAFMLFHGYAHGSEIPAGSSLLAFFVGFAISTLLITWGARHLGGWLGSRENPALRVLGAGIAACGAFFMMS, from the coding sequence ATGCCCCGCTTGATGTTTCGTCTATTGACCGTTGCGCCACTTGCCCTCGGATCCGGACTTGCGTTGGCGCATCCTGGCCATGGGGCTGAGCAGGGTGGTCTGGTCGCCGGCCTGACGCATCCCTGGTTGGGACTCGATCACCTGCTGGCGATGATTGCCATCGGCCTCTGGAGCATGCGTCAGGGCGCGTCGGTACGTACCGCCGTACCTTGGCTGGCTCTGGGCGGAATGGTTGCTGGAGCCAGTATTGCTGCATCAGGTCTATCTTTACCTGGCGTGGAAGGTGCTATTGCATTGTCAGTACTGCTGGCCGGCATTATGGTAGCCAGCCTGGCTCGTCTGCCGAGTGCCTTGGGTATGGTATTGGTCGTCGCCTTCATGCTGTTTCATGGCTATGCTCACGGCAGTGAAATTCCCGCGGGTAGCTCGTTGTTGGCCTTTTTCGTCGGCTTTGCCATTTCAACCTTGCTGATCACCTGGGGCGCACGTCACCTCGGCGGTTGGCTGGGGTCTCGCGAGAACCCAGCGCTGCGTGTCCTCGGAGCAGGAATTGCCGCTTGTGGGGCGTTCTTCATGATGTCGTGA
- a CDS encoding phospholipase D-like domain-containing protein, with protein MQGRRKGARAKRLVVWLLVLLLLAWGTMALWQTIKPLPDTVGKAWPLRTAEDIRFLSDRTWYDARGQRHLDQQIFDEVLSMIAQARQLVVMDMFLFNSLSGDNPSVSRHLADQLSQALIDARQQHPQLRVVVISDPLNTFYGGVMPEHFRKLQDSGIEVLFTDLDRLRASNPLWSGLWHLGLDRLGNDPEGGWLPNIFKGPDVTLRSYLAMLNFRANHRKTLVVDQNDTWSALITSANPHDGSSRHGNVALRISGNLALDVLASEATVAGWGGVDIELPAEPVAASGDGAQVQLVTESAIRDASLALIADAESGDRLDMAAFYLAHRPLIDALKQAVERGVQIRVLLDPNREAFGFAKGGLPNQPVATELHDVGIAVRWCLTAGEQCHSKVLHLVRANGGNKVILGSANMTRRNLDDYNLETSVLLKAPSDEPVMRQISAWFEQRWESSPERRTSRRWRPAERSGWFENWRYRVMEATGLSTF; from the coding sequence ATGCAGGGAAGAAGAAAAGGCGCCAGAGCGAAGCGTCTGGTTGTGTGGTTGTTGGTGCTGTTGTTGCTGGCCTGGGGGACGATGGCCCTGTGGCAGACGATCAAGCCATTGCCGGATACGGTGGGCAAGGCCTGGCCGCTGCGGACGGCTGAAGATATCCGCTTTCTCAGTGACCGTACCTGGTACGATGCCCGTGGGCAGCGACATCTTGATCAGCAGATATTCGATGAGGTGTTGAGCATGATTGCTCAAGCGCGCCAACTGGTCGTGATGGACATGTTCCTGTTCAATTCGCTATCCGGGGACAATCCGAGTGTGTCACGCCACCTTGCTGACCAACTGAGCCAGGCGCTGATCGATGCTCGGCAGCAGCATCCGCAGCTACGTGTAGTGGTGATCAGTGACCCCCTCAACACCTTCTACGGCGGGGTCATGCCAGAGCACTTTCGCAAGCTGCAGGACTCAGGTATTGAAGTCCTGTTCACCGACCTTGATCGGTTGAGGGCCTCGAATCCGCTGTGGTCCGGGTTATGGCATCTGGGTCTCGATCGTCTCGGCAATGACCCAGAAGGCGGCTGGTTGCCCAATATCTTCAAGGGACCGGACGTCACGCTGCGCAGCTACCTGGCGATGCTCAATTTCCGCGCCAATCATCGCAAGACACTGGTGGTGGATCAGAATGACACATGGTCAGCGCTGATTACCTCTGCCAATCCCCATGATGGCAGTAGTCGCCATGGTAATGTCGCCTTGCGCATCAGCGGAAATCTCGCATTGGATGTGCTCGCCTCGGAAGCCACCGTGGCGGGTTGGGGAGGAGTAGACATCGAACTACCGGCAGAGCCTGTTGCTGCCTCGGGAGATGGCGCCCAGGTACAGCTGGTCACCGAAAGTGCAATCCGGGATGCATCCCTGGCACTGATCGCGGACGCCGAATCTGGTGATCGTCTTGATATGGCTGCTTTCTACCTCGCGCACCGTCCGCTAATCGACGCTCTCAAGCAAGCGGTGGAGCGGGGAGTCCAGATACGTGTTTTGCTGGACCCCAATCGTGAGGCTTTTGGTTTTGCCAAGGGTGGCCTGCCCAATCAGCCAGTGGCGACGGAGTTGCATGATGTGGGTATTGCGGTCCGCTGGTGTCTTACCGCGGGTGAGCAGTGCCACAGCAAGGTGCTGCACCTGGTTCGAGCGAATGGTGGGAATAAAGTGATCCTGGGTTCCGCCAATATGACCCGCCGTAACCTGGACGACTACAACCTCGAAACCAGTGTGCTCCTGAAAGCGCCGTCTGATGAACCGGTCATGCGGCAGATCAGCGCCTGGTTCGAACAGCGCTGGGAGTCCTCTCCGGAGAGGCGAACCAGCCGCCGCTGGCGACCTGCAGAGCGCAGTGGTTGGTTCGAAAACTGGCGATATCGGGTGATGGAAGCGACAGGGTTATCGACGTTCTAG
- a CDS encoding LapA family protein: MDRFWLVIKVVCLALIVILVVQNIEMVHVQLLGWTITMPMALLVVVIYVLGMVSGRGLMGVVRRLRHEDPKH; the protein is encoded by the coding sequence ATGGATAGATTCTGGTTGGTGATCAAGGTTGTCTGTCTGGCACTGATTGTCATTCTGGTGGTGCAGAACATCGAGATGGTGCATGTCCAACTGCTGGGGTGGACCATCACCATGCCGATGGCACTGCTGGTGGTGGTGATCTATGTGTTGGGAATGGTCAGCGGGCGTGGTCTGATGGGGGTGGTTCGTCGTCTTCGTCACGAGGATCCGAAACACTGA
- a CDS encoding YihY/virulence factor BrkB family protein — translation MSKARRYYLSLLTLAPRLAVFFWRVLVNFVHNHGMLLAGGVGFNILLSTIPLFALMVVVIAQVVDEQQLLTVLSLQARHIAPAHADIMLESVRGLIDSSALISLYGIPVLLLFSSFAFRMLEDALAIIFHKPDVQDRRSLWVSFLLPYGFMLVLTALLFSLAIAVSLANIVNSLWMAIYGSPLPIANLQDPLLNLISFTGVFFLFSAIYKILPVVRISLRRALAGGFAAALMWEAARLVLVYYFANLSLVNEVYGSLATLVVILLSLEVGAAILLLGAQVIAELEHNSRLGLPWYVSPGKQTTPRELATPHHSATSYYLTTKSVRPPFVSVSDPRDEDDEPPPSDHAR, via the coding sequence ATGAGCAAAGCTCGCAGGTACTATCTTTCCCTGCTTACGCTGGCCCCGCGCCTCGCAGTCTTCTTCTGGCGAGTACTGGTCAATTTCGTGCATAACCACGGGATGCTGCTGGCAGGAGGCGTCGGCTTCAATATCCTGCTATCGACCATTCCGCTGTTCGCGCTGATGGTAGTGGTCATCGCCCAGGTGGTCGACGAACAACAGCTGCTGACGGTACTCAGCTTGCAGGCGAGGCACATTGCACCGGCCCATGCCGATATCATGCTCGAATCGGTGCGCGGCCTGATCGACTCCAGTGCCTTGATCAGTCTGTACGGTATTCCGGTATTACTGTTGTTCAGTTCCTTTGCGTTTCGCATGCTGGAAGATGCGCTCGCCATCATCTTTCACAAGCCCGATGTGCAAGACCGACGCAGTCTATGGGTTTCCTTTCTGCTGCCCTATGGCTTCATGCTGGTCCTGACGGCGCTGTTGTTCAGCCTGGCGATCGCGGTGAGCCTCGCCAATATCGTCAACTCACTGTGGATGGCGATATATGGCAGCCCGCTGCCGATCGCCAATCTCCAGGATCCGTTACTCAACTTGATCAGCTTCACAGGAGTCTTCTTCCTGTTCAGCGCCATCTACAAGATCCTGCCAGTGGTGAGAATTTCATTACGCCGCGCCCTGGCAGGAGGTTTTGCGGCAGCCTTGATGTGGGAAGCTGCACGTCTGGTGCTGGTCTATTACTTCGCCAATCTTTCACTCGTCAACGAAGTTTACGGCTCATTGGCCACTCTGGTTGTCATACTGCTGAGTCTGGAAGTCGGCGCAGCGATCCTGCTACTCGGCGCCCAGGTGATTGCCGAACTCGAACACAACAGCCGCCTGGGATTGCCCTGGTATGTCTCTCCCGGAAAACAGACTACTCCCCGAGAGCTCGCTACGCCCCACCATTCAGCTACAAGCTATTATCTGACCACGAAATCAGTCCGGCCACCCTTCGTCAGTGTTTCGGATCCTCGTGACGAAGACGACGAACCACCCCCATCAGACCACGCCCGCTGA
- the apbC gene encoding iron-sulfur cluster carrier protein ApbC: MEGVKHIVAVASGKGGVGKSTVTVNLALAMAAEGYRVGVLDADIYGPSQAQMLGIAEGTRPKAIGENRFQPLEAHGIQAMSMAFMVDVREPMVWRGPMVAGAFQQMLNQTLWDEVDYLFIDMPPGTGDIQLTLAQKVPVDGAVIVTTPQDIALLDARKGIEMFRKVKVPVLGVVENMSLHTCSQCGHTEPVFGEGGGERIASEYQTRLIGRLPLSLDIRQQVDGGHPSVVAEPDGEVAATFREMARQVAAQIDTGQGDSSPTISFSD; the protein is encoded by the coding sequence ATTGAAGGGGTCAAGCATATCGTCGCCGTTGCCTCAGGAAAGGGCGGTGTCGGCAAGTCTACGGTAACGGTGAATCTGGCTTTGGCGATGGCGGCTGAAGGCTATCGTGTCGGAGTACTGGATGCCGACATCTACGGCCCCAGTCAGGCTCAGATGCTGGGAATTGCTGAGGGAACAAGGCCGAAAGCCATTGGCGAGAACCGCTTCCAACCACTCGAGGCCCACGGTATCCAGGCGATGTCGATGGCGTTCATGGTTGATGTGCGTGAGCCCATGGTCTGGCGAGGACCGATGGTTGCAGGTGCTTTTCAGCAGATGCTCAACCAGACGTTATGGGATGAGGTGGATTATCTGTTCATCGACATGCCGCCGGGTACGGGGGATATTCAGTTGACGTTGGCGCAGAAAGTGCCGGTCGATGGCGCGGTGATCGTGACCACTCCTCAAGACATTGCGTTACTTGATGCGCGCAAGGGTATCGAGATGTTCCGCAAGGTCAAGGTCCCGGTGTTGGGGGTGGTCGAGAATATGAGCCTGCACACCTGCTCGCAGTGCGGACACACCGAGCCGGTGTTTGGCGAAGGTGGTGGTGAACGTATTGCCAGCGAATATCAGACCCGCCTGATTGGGCGTTTACCATTGTCGTTGGATATTCGCCAGCAGGTCGATGGTGGACATCCCAGTGTTGTGGCTGAACCGGATGGTGAGGTGGCGGCTACCTTCCGCGAGATGGCTCGACAGGTAGCGGCACAGATCGATACCGGGCAGGGCGATTCCAGCCCAACCATCAGCTTCAGCGACTGA
- the dcd gene encoding dCTP deaminase, translating into MSIKSDNWIRRMAESEGMIEPFEADQVRYVNDRRVISYGTSSYGYDVRCADEFKVFTNIHSAVVDPKAFDEKSFVDVKGDVCVIPPNSFALARTVEYFRIPRSVLTICLGKSTYARCGIIVNVTPLEPEWEGHVTLEFSNTTNLPAKIYANEGVAQMLFLESDEVCHTSYKDRGGKYMGQRGVTLPRT; encoded by the coding sequence ATGAGCATCAAGTCCGACAACTGGATTCGCCGTATGGCCGAGAGCGAGGGCATGATCGAGCCATTCGAGGCCGATCAAGTCCGTTACGTCAACGATCGACGGGTCATCTCCTATGGGACCTCCAGCTACGGGTATGACGTGCGCTGTGCCGATGAGTTCAAGGTGTTTACCAATATTCACTCGGCGGTCGTTGATCCCAAGGCCTTCGACGAGAAGAGCTTTGTCGACGTCAAGGGTGATGTGTGTGTCATTCCGCCGAACTCCTTCGCGCTGGCGAGGACGGTGGAATACTTCCGTATCCCGCGTAGCGTACTGACCATTTGCCTCGGCAAATCCACTTACGCGCGTTGTGGCATTATCGTCAATGTCACCCCGTTGGAGCCCGAGTGGGAAGGACACGTTACCCTCGAGTTTTCCAACACCACTAATCTGCCAGCGAAGATCTACGCCAACGAAGGCGTGGCGCAGATGTTGTTCCTTGAGTCCGATGAAGTCTGCCATACGTCCTACAAGGATCGCGGCGGCAAGTATATGGGACAGCGTGGTGTAACACTGCCGAGGACATGA
- the purN gene encoding phosphoribosylglycinamide formyltransferase, producing the protein MSDDTLNGFTPEESTTPRVVVLISGGGTNLQALIEAQQHDELGGEIVAVVSNVADAYGLKRARDAGIDAVALPHREYDSREAFDSALTKVIERHEPDLVVLAGFMRILTPRFVQRFLGRMINIHPSLLPAYQGLHTHRRALQDGVTEHGCSVHFVTEELDGGPVLVQAAVNVTPDDDEDSLKARVLTREHLIFPIAVRWFLEGRLRLDGNLATIDGYPLPPGGMRLSHEDASDELDEEE; encoded by the coding sequence ATGAGTGACGATACCCTGAACGGTTTCACTCCCGAAGAGTCCACCACTCCACGAGTGGTGGTGCTGATTTCCGGTGGTGGCACCAATCTCCAGGCACTGATCGAGGCCCAGCAGCATGACGAGTTGGGCGGAGAGATTGTCGCCGTGGTTTCGAACGTAGCCGATGCCTATGGCCTCAAGCGCGCTCGTGATGCAGGTATCGATGCTGTCGCGCTACCTCACCGGGAGTACGACTCCCGCGAGGCCTTTGACTCGGCACTGACCAAGGTCATCGAGCGCCATGAACCTGACCTGGTGGTACTGGCCGGGTTCATGCGTATCCTCACGCCACGTTTCGTGCAGCGCTTCCTCGGACGTATGATCAATATCCACCCGTCGCTGCTGCCTGCCTATCAAGGGCTGCATACCCACCGTCGCGCGCTTCAGGACGGTGTCACCGAACACGGCTGCAGCGTGCATTTCGTTACCGAGGAACTGGACGGCGGCCCGGTGCTGGTCCAGGCCGCCGTCAATGTCACTCCTGACGACGACGAGGATAGCCTCAAGGCTCGTGTCTTGACCCGCGAGCATTTGATCTTCCCGATCGCGGTGCGCTGGTTCCTTGAGGGACGTCTACGCCTCGACGGCAACCTGGCAACGATTGACGGCTATCCACTGCCTCCCGGCGGTATGCGTCTCTCTCATGAGGATGCCTCCGACGAACTGGACGAGGAAGAATGA
- the purM gene encoding phosphoribosylformylglycinamidine cyclo-ligase: MSDSSRPERASLSYKDAGVDIDAGNALVDRIKGVAKRTARPEVMGGLGGFGALCQLPSGYREPVLVTGTDGVGTKLRLAMDLGRHDTIGIDLVAMCVNDLIVAGAEPLLFLDYYATGKLDVDIAADVVTGIGAGCEQAGCALVGGETAEMPGMYEGSDYDLAGFCVGVVEKDEILDGSKVAEGDVLLGLASSGPHSNGYSLIRKILEVAEADLQREIDGQSLADALMAPTRIYVKPVLELLRHDDYQIHALSHITGGGLLENLPRVLPENLTAHVDTGSWQRSAVFDWLQEQGNVEDREMYRVLNCGIGMVMVVPADKADQMRAHLQGQGESVFRIGHIAARQGDEEQVQLEMPSA, from the coding sequence ATGAGCGACTCATCCCGCCCGGAACGGGCATCACTCAGCTACAAGGACGCTGGTGTCGACATCGACGCCGGTAATGCCCTGGTTGACCGCATCAAGGGCGTAGCCAAACGCACCGCTCGTCCCGAAGTCATGGGTGGACTGGGCGGCTTCGGCGCACTCTGCCAGTTGCCCAGCGGCTACCGCGAGCCAGTGCTGGTCACCGGCACCGATGGTGTCGGTACCAAATTGCGTCTGGCCATGGACCTTGGACGTCATGACACCATCGGCATTGACCTTGTGGCGATGTGCGTCAACGATCTGATCGTCGCCGGCGCCGAACCACTGCTGTTCCTCGACTACTACGCCACCGGAAAACTCGACGTTGATATCGCCGCTGATGTGGTTACCGGTATCGGTGCTGGCTGTGAGCAAGCTGGTTGCGCGCTGGTCGGTGGTGAAACCGCCGAAATGCCTGGCATGTATGAAGGCAGCGACTATGACCTCGCCGGCTTCTGCGTCGGCGTTGTCGAGAAGGATGAGATCCTCGACGGCAGCAAGGTTGCCGAGGGCGATGTGCTGCTGGGGCTGGCCTCTTCCGGCCCGCACTCCAATGGCTACTCACTGATCCGCAAGATCCTTGAAGTCGCTGAAGCCGACCTGCAGCGCGAGATCGACGGTCAGAGCCTTGCCGACGCACTGATGGCGCCGACCCGCATCTACGTCAAGCCAGTGCTTGAGCTGCTGCGTCATGACGACTACCAGATCCATGCACTGTCGCACATCACTGGCGGCGGTCTGCTGGAAAACCTGCCACGGGTGTTGCCCGAGAATCTCACTGCCCACGTCGACACCGGTAGCTGGCAGCGCTCTGCCGTCTTCGACTGGTTGCAGGAGCAGGGTAATGTCGAGGACCGCGAGATGTACCGCGTCCTCAACTGCGGTATCGGTATGGTCATGGTCGTGCCTGCCGACAAGGCCGACCAGATGCGAGCCCACCTGCAGGGACAGGGTGAAAGTGTCTTCCGTATCGGCCATATTGCGGCGCGTCAGGGTGACGAGGAACAGGTCCAGTTGGAGATGCCGTCGGCATGA
- a CDS encoding dienelactone hydrolase family protein, translating to MACEEITLQTRDGKCSAYVFTPHGNGPWPAVIVYMDAFGIRPGLKQMAETIAAGGYLVLLPDLFYRLGEYGPLVPEDIFANGDIRPVIGPLMASTDNHKAAADTEVFLKYLDSRDDITGDQIATVGFCMGGGMAITAAACYPRRVAASVSFHGGNLATDQPTSPHLLASKLKAELYIAVADNDKSYPPEMAERFEKALIAAGVTYRSELYPGAAHGWMKPDFPVYDRQAADRGWVEMFALFARTL from the coding sequence ATGGCTTGTGAAGAGATTACCTTGCAGACTCGGGACGGGAAGTGCTCGGCCTATGTATTCACTCCGCACGGTAATGGCCCCTGGCCAGCGGTGATCGTCTACATGGATGCCTTCGGTATTCGGCCCGGGCTCAAGCAGATGGCGGAAACCATTGCCGCCGGCGGTTATCTGGTGCTGTTGCCGGATCTGTTCTACCGATTGGGAGAGTATGGTCCACTGGTGCCGGAGGACATCTTTGCCAATGGTGATATTCGCCCCGTGATCGGTCCCTTGATGGCCAGCACTGATAACCACAAGGCGGCAGCGGATACCGAAGTATTCCTGAAATACCTGGACTCACGCGATGATATCACTGGCGACCAGATAGCTACGGTGGGGTTCTGCATGGGCGGTGGTATGGCGATCACTGCTGCAGCCTGCTATCCGCGTCGTGTCGCAGCGTCGGTCAGCTTCCATGGCGGCAACCTGGCCACCGACCAGCCCACCAGTCCACATCTACTGGCATCGAAGCTCAAGGCCGAGCTGTATATTGCGGTGGCGGACAACGACAAGAGCTATCCGCCGGAAATGGCGGAACGTTTCGAGAAGGCGTTGATAGCCGCCGGGGTGACGTATCGCAGTGAACTGTACCCGGGGGCAGCCCACGGCTGGATGAAGCCGGATTTTCCTGTCTACGATAGGCAGGCAGCCGACAGGGGCTGGGTCGAGATGTTCGCGCTGTTCGCGCGTACCCTCTGA
- a CDS encoding AI-2E family transporter, with protein MRRQWWIVAAVVAVALWFFVSIEPVLAPFFVSMVLAYLGDPLADRLEDRGLSRRLAVTVVFVLLILVVVLTLVLVVPILGRQFGQLVEAFPAILNWIQQTVLPEVQSLTGLDLSTDFDALRQAVVENWKETSTIAATLLAQVSRSGLALVGWLANLALIPVVTFYLLLDWDVLVGKVRRMLPRQWEPAAVRLAGECDEVLSAFLRGQLIVMLCLGVIYGIGLTLLGVRFGLLIGLLAGLASIVPYLGVIVGIAVAGVVTFFQFHDWLMLVGVGVVFGFGQLMESVVLQPKLLGDKIGLHPVAVIFAVLAGGQLFGFTGVLLALPVAAMVMVILRYLLENYKNSTLYDAGQKTPQRSSVPSSDEETS; from the coding sequence ATGCGTAGGCAGTGGTGGATTGTCGCGGCTGTGGTCGCAGTGGCGTTATGGTTCTTCGTCAGTATCGAGCCGGTCCTCGCGCCGTTCTTCGTAAGTATGGTATTGGCGTACCTGGGAGACCCACTTGCCGACCGGCTGGAGGATCGTGGTTTATCGCGTCGCCTCGCCGTTACGGTGGTGTTTGTGCTGTTGATTCTGGTGGTCGTTCTGACGCTGGTATTGGTTGTTCCCATACTGGGACGGCAGTTCGGACAGTTGGTTGAGGCGTTTCCCGCCATTCTCAATTGGATTCAGCAAACGGTGTTGCCCGAAGTGCAGTCGCTGACAGGTCTGGATTTGAGTACGGATTTCGACGCGTTGCGTCAGGCAGTCGTGGAGAACTGGAAGGAGACCAGCACCATTGCCGCCACACTGCTGGCTCAGGTTTCACGTTCGGGACTGGCGTTGGTCGGTTGGTTGGCCAATCTGGCGCTGATCCCTGTCGTGACGTTTTACCTGCTGCTCGATTGGGATGTGCTGGTTGGTAAGGTCCGCAGGATGTTGCCGCGTCAGTGGGAGCCGGCGGCGGTGCGTCTGGCGGGAGAGTGTGACGAGGTGTTGTCGGCCTTCCTGCGAGGCCAGCTGATAGTGATGCTGTGTCTAGGGGTGATCTACGGCATTGGCCTGACCTTGCTTGGTGTGCGTTTCGGTCTGCTGATTGGTCTACTGGCGGGGCTGGCCAGTATCGTGCCTTACCTGGGCGTTATCGTCGGTATTGCAGTGGCGGGTGTGGTGACTTTCTTCCAGTTCCACGATTGGCTGATGCTCGTGGGGGTTGGAGTGGTGTTTGGTTTCGGCCAGTTGATGGAGAGCGTGGTGTTGCAGCCCAAATTGCTGGGCGACAAGATTGGCTTGCACCCCGTCGCGGTCATTTTTGCAGTGCTGGCCGGTGGGCAACTGTTCGGTTTCACGGGGGTATTGCTGGCGTTGCCGGTAGCGGCAATGGTGATGGTGATCTTGCGTTATCTGCTCGAGAATTATAAAAACTCCACTCTTTATGATGCGGGGCAGAAGACACCACAGCGGTCGTCAGTGCCATCATCCGACGAGGAGACTTCATGA
- the hda gene encoding DnaA regulatory inactivator Hda has product MSRSPAQLPLGVGLRDDSTFSNFYSGANAALVDHLQRQFEDDGEPFLYLWGAPGSGRSHLLQAACHEASARDLRTLYLPLEELGHFPPLMLEDVERLDLVAIDDLERVVGRQRWEEGLFHAFNRLRDSGKRLVICADRPPRQLEVSLPDLASRLTWGVTFHLALPGDEDRMRALQLRARLRGMQLPDEVARYILHRGSREFGELLRSLEILDNASLSAKRKLTIPFVKKALDW; this is encoded by the coding sequence ATGAGTCGATCGCCCGCGCAGCTACCTCTCGGGGTCGGGCTGCGTGATGATTCCACCTTCAGCAATTTTTACTCGGGTGCCAATGCCGCTCTCGTCGATCATTTGCAGCGGCAGTTCGAGGATGACGGCGAGCCCTTCCTGTACCTGTGGGGGGCACCCGGGTCGGGACGCAGCCATCTGTTGCAGGCGGCCTGTCACGAGGCGTCGGCGCGGGATCTGCGTACGCTATATCTGCCGTTGGAGGAACTTGGGCATTTCCCTCCATTGATGTTGGAAGATGTTGAACGCCTCGACCTGGTGGCGATTGATGATCTAGAGCGGGTCGTTGGACGTCAGCGGTGGGAAGAGGGGTTGTTCCATGCCTTCAACCGCTTGCGGGATAGTGGCAAACGGCTGGTGATCTGTGCCGATCGCCCACCACGTCAGTTGGAAGTGAGTTTGCCGGATCTGGCGTCACGTCTGACCTGGGGGGTGACCTTCCACCTTGCACTGCCCGGCGATGAAGATCGTATGCGTGCGCTGCAGTTGCGTGCAAGACTGCGCGGCATGCAGCTTCCCGATGAGGTGGCGCGTTATATCCTGCACCGTGGTTCCCGGGAGTTCGGTGAGTTATTGCGTTCGCTGGAAATTCTCGACAATGCGTCACTCTCGGCCAAGCGCAAGCTGACCATACCCTTCGTCAAGAAGGCGCTGGACTGGTAG
- a CDS encoding phasin family protein has translation MRTFDTKAFFDVSQFEDIFFAPARAYTSLTVDFTEKLAHAQLDAAKAYADTGLAQVRAFAAVKDAEGLRGYMEGQQKVAKELTERLKGDAEKVVALQQDFVSESQKLTEANVKKATDTASKAASAK, from the coding sequence ATGCGTACTTTTGACACCAAGGCATTCTTTGACGTCAGCCAGTTTGAAGACATCTTCTTCGCGCCGGCTCGTGCCTACACTTCCCTGACCGTCGACTTCACCGAAAAGCTGGCTCATGCTCAGCTGGACGCTGCCAAGGCTTACGCCGACACTGGTCTGGCTCAGGTTCGCGCTTTTGCTGCTGTAAAAGACGCTGAAGGCCTCCGCGGCTACATGGAAGGCCAGCAGAAAGTCGCCAAGGAGCTGACCGAGCGCCTGAAGGGTGATGCCGAGAAAGTCGTCGCTCTGCAGCAGGACTTCGTTTCCGAAAGCCAGAAGCTGACCGAAGCAAACGTCAAGAAAGCGACTGACACTGCTTCCAAGGCCGCCAGCGCCAAGTAA